From [Clostridium] symbiosum, a single genomic window includes:
- a CDS encoding ABC transporter substrate-binding protein gives MKKMKKVLAVVLTAAMVLGLAACGKSGGSGTGSAAEEKGGAVTEAEKETEAEKAAGETEADSQDTIKIGVILSFTGSAAYESEMLKQGYDFAAEYWNSNGGVKALGGKKLEMIYADHADDVETGVTELERLLDEGCSIISGDYSSGSVTLAMQPICERRKVPFVVSQQSALEVYTEGNEWVFNPTNDASTNAQGLVGVIKMIAEMYGDEVHGVGFIAENSEWGQSQMASFVKYFEEAGIQIAYKEFYELGTTDFTTQVTKMKAADVQYLIPVVSGLEEGVSLYRTVKEYELDAGFFCCGGVIVTDEFKEAVGESANGIFSTDTWNPGFLEKKGEKSLAVHQLYVDEHGYNMNENAGCAWNSVAVMMAALEAAGSTDGSEIQKALKEMDLKPDSPYMIMTQFDGMKFGYPDNNGNYGHNIYGLSTVSQLIDGTWRMVWPNEMLKNNPIIWPVE, from the coding sequence ATGAAAAAAATGAAAAAAGTATTGGCGGTTGTATTGACCGCAGCAATGGTATTGGGACTTGCCGCCTGCGGCAAATCCGGCGGAAGCGGCACGGGGAGCGCTGCGGAGGAGAAGGGCGGCGCCGTGACGGAAGCGGAGAAGGAAACGGAAGCGGAAAAAGCAGCCGGCGAAACGGAAGCGGATTCTCAGGATACGATAAAGATTGGCGTCATCCTGTCATTTACCGGTTCCGCGGCCTATGAGAGTGAAATGCTGAAACAGGGCTACGATTTTGCGGCAGAATACTGGAACAGCAACGGCGGAGTGAAAGCTCTGGGCGGTAAAAAACTGGAAATGATTTATGCTGACCATGCCGATGATGTGGAGACCGGCGTGACGGAGTTGGAACGCCTTCTGGACGAGGGCTGCTCCATCATCTCCGGCGACTATTCCAGCGGCTCTGTTACCCTGGCCATGCAGCCAATCTGCGAGCGCAGGAAAGTACCGTTCGTAGTGAGCCAGCAGTCGGCGCTGGAAGTTTATACGGAGGGAAACGAGTGGGTGTTCAATCCGACGAACGACGCATCGACCAATGCACAGGGGCTGGTCGGCGTTATCAAAATGATTGCCGAGATGTACGGGGATGAAGTCCACGGCGTGGGATTTATCGCAGAGAATTCCGAGTGGGGACAGTCTCAGATGGCAAGTTTTGTCAAATACTTTGAGGAAGCCGGAATCCAGATTGCCTACAAGGAATTCTATGAGCTGGGTACAACGGATTTCACGACACAGGTAACAAAAATGAAGGCGGCCGACGTACAGTACCTGATTCCGGTTGTTTCAGGACTGGAAGAGGGCGTGTCACTGTACCGCACCGTAAAAGAATATGAGCTGGATGCAGGCTTCTTCTGCTGTGGCGGCGTCATCGTAACCGATGAATTCAAGGAGGCCGTGGGGGAGAGTGCAAACGGCATTTTCTCCACCGATACGTGGAATCCGGGATTCCTGGAGAAAAAGGGAGAAAAATCCCTGGCGGTCCATCAGTTATACGTGGATGAACACGGCTACAACATGAACGAGAATGCCGGTTGTGCCTGGAACTCCGTAGCAGTCATGATGGCAGCCCTGGAAGCGGCCGGAAGCACCGATGGTTCTGAGATTCAGAAAGCGCTTAAGGAGATGGATTTGAAACCGGATTCTCCTTATATGATTATGACACAGTTTGATGGAATGAAATTCGGATATCCGGACAACAACGGAAACTACGGACATAATATCTATGGCCTGTCTACGGTTTCCCAGTTAATAGACGGCACATGGCGGATGGTATGGCCGAATGAAATGCTTAAGAATAACCCGATTATCTGGCCGGTAGAGTAA
- a CDS encoding branched-chain amino acid ABC transporter permease encodes MNSSMMFVQALIDGLLIGGVYAVVAIGLSLAFGVMRIVNWAHGELLMLSIYFSYFIFSWSGMDPYLIMFLNAVVMAAVGYILQRFIISNMLAREKEVEPVSVLLFTAGLGVFLSNLALVIFKGNPKTATTVYTGQSLHLGELYVSVPKLISFAIAMVCTLALYFFLQKSETGRAIRAASQNRNVVTLMGVNIKRLYNIAFSISVGMVGIAGALLLPYSSVQPTSGSTYSFKSFVIIVLGGQGSVIGALLSGLLVGIIEKTGTLYFSDTTAQIAVFAVFVIVLLFRPNGLFGKKQSV; translated from the coding sequence ATGAATAGTTCGATGATGTTTGTACAGGCGTTGATTGACGGATTACTGATTGGAGGCGTCTATGCGGTCGTAGCGATTGGACTGAGCCTGGCGTTCGGCGTAATGAGAATTGTAAACTGGGCCCATGGGGAACTGTTGATGCTCAGCATTTATTTTTCTTATTTTATATTTTCATGGTCCGGCATGGATCCCTATCTGATTATGTTCCTGAATGCGGTTGTGATGGCCGCGGTGGGATACATCCTGCAGCGCTTTATTATCTCCAATATGCTGGCAAGGGAGAAGGAAGTGGAGCCGGTCAGCGTACTTCTGTTTACCGCGGGGCTGGGCGTATTTCTTTCCAATCTGGCCCTTGTCATCTTTAAGGGAAACCCGAAGACCGCCACCACGGTTTACACGGGCCAGTCGCTGCATTTGGGGGAACTGTATGTTTCGGTGCCGAAACTGATATCATTTGCCATAGCAATGGTGTGTACCCTGGCTTTGTATTTCTTTCTTCAGAAGTCGGAGACAGGCCGGGCGATCCGGGCGGCGTCGCAGAACAGGAATGTGGTCACGCTGATGGGGGTGAATATCAAACGGCTCTATAATATCGCGTTTTCCATCAGCGTCGGCATGGTCGGAATCGCGGGAGCGTTACTGCTTCCCTACAGCTCCGTGCAGCCCACGTCGGGTTCCACTTACAGCTTTAAATCCTTCGTTATTATTGTGCTGGGAGGACAAGGCAGCGTGATCGGCGCGCTCTTAAGCGGCCTGCTGGTCGGAATCATTGAAAAGACAGGAACCCTGTATTTCTCGGACACAACGGCGCAGATTGCGGTATTTGCCGTATTTGTAATCGTGCTGCTGTTCCGGCCAAACGGATTATTCGGGAAAAAACAGAGTGTATAA
- a CDS encoding C69 family dipeptidase — MCDTISVSGSLCRGGKPIFGKASDRAVNEPQPFIFVPAAGHVAGETVKCTYIEVEQVSHTNAMILAKPSWIWGAEIGVNEHGVCMGNESVFSKEMNVKEKALLGMDIVRLTLERAHTAESAVRILGELMERYGQGGNASFDTVFHYDNAYLIMDEKETWHVETAGKHYWAAKRVSGAYSISNYLSICTPDLIHSGVIENAVEKGYPIDEPFDFAKAYVDWSSPINRSGMLRRCCSFQMANKHGNHFQVEHMMETLRAHYSEDAWTDGDGCVCMHAKNPVQPEDVTCQTCCAMIAECCGRDTVMWGTGMGVTCIAPFQPFWFDAFSKKQVFPYEDMEKGVDEWIRREGINRAILDGRIPAEEYREELYGMEKKWLARVNGVKADQASRQALCDEIADEAESFIGKWLERAEKTAPAPMGTEEFQAYWKKKNAELGKDQRIAR; from the coding sequence ATGTGTGATACGATTAGTGTGAGCGGCAGCTTGTGCAGAGGAGGAAAACCCATCTTTGGAAAGGCGAGTGACCGGGCGGTGAATGAGCCGCAGCCATTCATCTTTGTACCGGCCGCCGGCCACGTAGCCGGAGAAACGGTGAAATGCACATATATTGAGGTGGAGCAGGTAAGCCATACAAATGCGATGATTCTGGCAAAGCCGTCGTGGATCTGGGGAGCCGAGATCGGCGTAAATGAGCATGGCGTCTGCATGGGAAACGAGTCCGTATTTTCCAAAGAGATGAACGTCAAAGAAAAAGCTCTTCTGGGAATGGACATCGTCCGTTTGACGCTGGAGAGGGCGCATACGGCGGAATCTGCGGTCCGCATATTAGGTGAGCTCATGGAGCGGTACGGCCAAGGCGGTAACGCCAGCTTTGACACGGTGTTCCATTATGACAATGCCTATTTGATTATGGATGAGAAGGAAACATGGCATGTGGAGACGGCTGGAAAACATTACTGGGCGGCAAAACGCGTTTCCGGAGCATACAGCATTTCCAACTATTTGTCCATCTGTACGCCGGATCTGATTCATAGCGGGGTGATTGAAAATGCCGTGGAGAAGGGATATCCGATTGATGAACCGTTTGATTTTGCAAAGGCGTATGTGGACTGGTCAAGCCCGATTAACCGAAGCGGGATGCTCCGCAGGTGCTGCAGCTTCCAGATGGCAAATAAACATGGAAACCATTTTCAGGTGGAGCACATGATGGAGACGCTGCGGGCGCATTATTCCGAGGATGCCTGGACCGACGGGGACGGCTGTGTCTGCATGCATGCGAAAAATCCGGTCCAGCCGGAGGATGTGACATGCCAGACATGTTGCGCCATGATTGCGGAATGCTGCGGGCGCGATACCGTCATGTGGGGGACGGGAATGGGAGTGACCTGTATCGCCCCATTCCAGCCGTTCTGGTTCGACGCATTCAGTAAAAAGCAGGTGTTCCCCTATGAGGACATGGAGAAAGGCGTGGACGAATGGATCCGGAGGGAAGGCATAAACAGGGCAATTCTGGACGGAAGGATTCCGGCGGAGGAGTACCGGGAGGAGCTGTATGGGATGGAAAAGAAGTGGCTTGCCCGTGTGAACGGCGTAAAAGCGGACCAGGCGTCCAGACAGGCTCTGTGTGACGAGATAGCGGACGAGGCGGAATCATTTATCGGAAAATGGCTTGAACGCGCCGAAAAGACCGCACCGGCGCCTATGGGGACGGAGGAGTTCCAGGCGTACTGGAAAAAGAAGAATGCGGAGCTGGGGAAGGATCAACGAATCGCAAGGTAA
- a CDS encoding ABC transporter ATP-binding protein: MLKIDGIYVNYGNFEALHGISLKVEEGKIVALVGGNGAGKTTTINSISGLTTLRGGDILFDGKSIKDAPAHERVKMGIIQVPEGRKLFPYMSVYENLMMGSYLPQNRAERKENLEMCFDIFPKMAERKNQLAGTMSGGEQQMCAICRALMSKPRLLMLDEPSLGLAPVIVDTVLDSIVRINKAGVTVLLVEQNVLATLDIADYAYAIETGQNALEGTGKELLEDEQIRSTYLGI, translated from the coding sequence ATGCTAAAAATTGACGGTATTTATGTTAATTATGGAAATTTTGAGGCGCTGCACGGGATATCCCTGAAGGTGGAGGAAGGGAAAATTGTCGCCCTTGTAGGCGGGAACGGAGCCGGGAAGACGACGACCATCAATTCCATCTCGGGCCTGACCACACTGCGGGGAGGGGATATCCTGTTTGACGGAAAAAGCATTAAGGATGCCCCGGCCCACGAACGGGTCAAAATGGGAATTATCCAGGTGCCGGAAGGGCGGAAACTCTTTCCCTACATGAGCGTGTATGAAAACCTGATGATGGGCTCCTACCTGCCGCAGAACCGGGCGGAGAGGAAAGAGAACCTGGAAATGTGTTTTGACATTTTCCCGAAGATGGCGGAGCGCAAAAACCAGCTGGCGGGGACCATGTCGGGCGGCGAGCAGCAGATGTGTGCAATCTGCCGGGCGCTGATGTCAAAACCCAGGCTGCTGATGCTGGACGAACCGTCCCTGGGCCTGGCGCCCGTCATCGTGGATACCGTGCTGGACAGTATTGTCCGGATCAACAAGGCGGGAGTAACGGTGCTTCTGGTGGAGCAGAATGTCCTTGCGACGCTGGATATAGCCGACTACGCCTATGCGATTGAAACAGGGCAGAATGCCCTTGAGGGAACGGGGAAAGAACTGCTGGAAGATGAACAGATCCGGAGTACCTATCTGGGAATCTGA
- a CDS encoding ABC transporter ATP-binding protein: MTTETNALLKVEEVTKKFGGLTAVNQVSLHVNQGETVGLIGANGAGKTTLFNLIAGAYHVTGGKILFEGREVQNMPSHKLARIGIARTYQIVKPFSNLTMLENTMVGALQKHSRVEEARQKAEEILELVEMGDRKNVRGENLNLPELKRMEVARALATEPKILLLDEVMAGLNPADSQRVINLVRKINRESGLTIVIIEHVMKAVMTLSDRVYVLNQGCLIAEGTPEEVTTHPEVIKSYLGEKRYAKN; this comes from the coding sequence ATGACAACGGAAACGAATGCTCTTCTTAAAGTGGAAGAGGTAACGAAGAAATTCGGCGGGCTCACTGCGGTGAACCAGGTCTCCCTTCATGTAAACCAGGGAGAGACGGTAGGGCTTATCGGAGCAAACGGGGCGGGGAAGACGACGCTGTTTAACCTGATTGCGGGAGCCTACCATGTGACGGGCGGGAAGATTTTATTCGAGGGACGTGAAGTCCAGAATATGCCGTCCCATAAACTTGCCAGAATCGGCATTGCGAGAACCTACCAGATTGTAAAACCGTTCAGTAACCTGACCATGCTGGAAAATACGATGGTTGGCGCCCTGCAGAAGCACTCCCGGGTGGAGGAGGCAAGGCAAAAGGCGGAGGAGATTCTGGAACTGGTGGAGATGGGCGACCGCAAAAATGTGAGGGGAGAAAACTTAAACCTGCCGGAGCTGAAACGGATGGAGGTTGCCAGGGCGCTGGCGACGGAACCGAAGATTCTCCTGTTAGATGAGGTAATGGCCGGTTTAAACCCGGCGGACAGCCAGAGGGTGATCAATCTGGTGCGGAAAATCAACAGGGAATCCGGGCTTACGATTGTCATCATCGAGCATGTAATGAAGGCGGTAATGACACTGTCCGACAGAGTCTATGTGCTGAACCAGGGCTGTCTGATTGCGGAAGGCACCCCTGAGGAAGTGACGACTCATCCGGAGGTAATCAAGTCCTATTTAGGAGAAAAGCGATATGCTAAAAATTGA
- a CDS encoding branched-chain amino acid ABC transporter permease yields MNKKNAELTAAVLGLCALVPVFVDRSLVLQYIINMMIFGYLALSWNIIGGYAGQLALGNGVYLGIGAYVAAVLYTYEGISPWLGMLAAGVIAALLAFVVGRITFKLEGSYFALATVAMLHIIRITFISNEYILGYRTKGALSFNIKWKGGLANMQFDGKSGYYWLFLGLLVAGIAVSAWIKSSKMGYYLQAICTNPEASSSLGINVLGMKLAANCISAFMTAVGGSMYAFYLSVIDPSSMLGYDMSIKILLFAIIGGRETLLGPVFAAFIMAPLGNILRGIVGASVAGLAEVIYGLVLMAAIYFMPRGAWPSIMKFYQNKTDGGSRK; encoded by the coding sequence ATGAACAAGAAAAATGCGGAGCTTACAGCCGCGGTATTGGGGCTTTGCGCGCTGGTTCCCGTATTTGTGGACCGGTCCCTGGTGCTCCAGTACATAATCAATATGATGATATTCGGATATCTGGCGCTCTCCTGGAACATTATCGGAGGGTATGCGGGACAGCTTGCGCTGGGAAACGGCGTTTATCTGGGAATCGGCGCCTATGTGGCGGCCGTGCTTTATACCTACGAGGGGATATCTCCCTGGCTCGGCATGCTGGCGGCCGGAGTGATTGCGGCGCTGCTGGCCTTTGTCGTAGGCAGGATTACATTTAAACTGGAGGGCTCCTATTTTGCCCTTGCGACGGTCGCCATGCTGCATATTATCAGAATTACCTTTATATCCAATGAGTACATTCTGGGATACAGGACGAAAGGGGCGCTCAGCTTTAACATCAAGTGGAAGGGCGGGCTTGCCAATATGCAGTTTGACGGAAAGAGCGGGTATTACTGGCTGTTTCTGGGCCTGCTGGTGGCTGGCATCGCGGTCTCGGCATGGATTAAAAGCAGCAAAATGGGGTATTACCTTCAGGCCATCTGTACCAATCCGGAGGCGTCCAGCTCCCTTGGCATTAATGTTTTGGGGATGAAGCTGGCGGCTAACTGTATTTCGGCTTTTATGACGGCGGTCGGAGGTTCCATGTATGCTTTCTACTTAAGCGTCATCGATCCGTCCAGCATGCTGGGGTACGATATGTCAATTAAAATATTGCTTTTTGCAATAATCGGCGGGCGGGAAACGCTGCTGGGCCCCGTTTTTGCAGCATTTATCATGGCGCCTCTGGGAAATATCCTGCGCGGGATCGTGGGGGCGTCGGTGGCCGGACTGGCGGAAGTGATTTACGGCCTTGTGCTGATGGCGGCAATCTATTTCATGCCGCGCGGAGCCTGGCCTTCGATTATGAAGTTTTACCAGAATAAAACCGATGGGGGGAGCAGGAAATGA
- a CDS encoding sugar diacid recognition domain-containing protein: protein MIEVDLARKFIEQITQYTDYNINIMNEQGYIIASRDPKRIGTFHEIAYHIVTGKEDMVVTSGEYDYPGVRRGINMVINIDGKRAGVVGITGDPEEVRPVAMITKMSIEAMLKYEKQQNELLRRQNRKERFLSLLIHEKYAEPAMLRSVARQLNYSEEMIRVPILCTLSDGLAETFLETVKKGSCHSKEDISFTLDRERALIFKTVQGNRRYMFSEYKEMVAEYLRDALRLLRQQGETCRYFVGSFQNSFTQYYFGYQHCKWLEETADAALDCVFFYDFSGIYLQSVMPMNELQRMFHVFDNVLDSDFRQSYLEIIGALIKTNWNLVEAARELFMHKNTLVYRYNKLKDRLDVNPIVSSSDRCFVEAFYVYLIKKK from the coding sequence ATGATAGAGGTGGACCTGGCCAGGAAATTTATTGAGCAGATTACACAGTATACGGACTACAACATAAATATTATGAACGAGCAGGGATATATCATTGCCAGCCGGGATCCGAAACGGATAGGGACATTCCATGAGATTGCCTATCATATTGTGACGGGGAAAGAGGACATGGTGGTGACGTCCGGAGAATATGACTATCCGGGAGTCCGGCGTGGAATCAATATGGTAATCAATATTGACGGGAAACGGGCGGGAGTGGTGGGAATTACGGGCGACCCGGAGGAAGTAAGGCCCGTTGCAATGATTACGAAGATGTCGATCGAGGCAATGCTCAAATATGAAAAGCAGCAGAACGAACTGCTGCGCAGACAGAACCGGAAAGAGCGGTTCCTGAGTCTTTTAATTCACGAGAAGTATGCCGAACCGGCAATGCTGCGAAGTGTGGCCCGTCAGCTGAATTATTCCGAGGAAATGATAAGGGTGCCAATCCTCTGCACACTGTCGGACGGACTTGCAGAGACGTTCCTGGAGACGGTTAAAAAGGGGAGCTGCCACAGCAAGGAGGACATCAGTTTTACGCTTGACCGGGAAAGGGCGCTGATATTTAAGACGGTGCAGGGAAACAGGAGGTATATGTTCTCGGAGTATAAGGAAATGGTGGCCGAGTATCTGCGTGATGCGCTCCGCCTGTTGCGCCAGCAGGGGGAAACATGCCGGTATTTCGTAGGATCTTTCCAGAACAGCTTCACCCAGTATTATTTTGGCTACCAGCATTGCAAATGGCTGGAGGAGACGGCGGACGCCGCGCTGGACTGCGTATTTTTCTATGACTTCTCCGGGATATACCTTCAGTCCGTCATGCCGATGAACGAACTTCAGAGGATGTTCCATGTGTTTGACAATGTCCTGGACAGTGATTTCCGCCAAAGCTATCTGGAAATCATAGGAGCGTTGATAAAGACAAACTGGAACCTGGTCGAAGCGGCCAGAGAGTTGTTCATGCACAAAAATACGCTTGTATACCGTTACAACAAACTCAAAGACCGTCTGGACGTCAACCCGATTGTGTCGTCATCGGACCGCTGTTTTGTGGAAGCGTTTTATGTTTATCTCATTAAAAAGAAATAA